Proteins from a genomic interval of Mycoplasmopsis columboralis:
- the tsf gene encoding translation elongation factor Ts, translating into MADSKLEKIKELRARTNSALVDVKKALEATNYDMDAAIAWLKENGIVKAAKKAGRVAAEGVVAASGDDKNAVLVEINSETDFVVKNDKFIKLVNEVTPAIFKAGANTLEEALSVKLADGQTVEAALTEATAVIGEKISLRRIMRIQASENQVLGIYVHANNQVAAVVVVNGKNADVARNVAMHVSAMNPEFTLVSDMPAERMEEIKAGFEKPNGFDSKPAQIQEKIQEGWLNKQLSEFVLTHQPFVMDDGVTVEKYLANSSCSLVKSVRFEVGEGIEKVQSNFAEEVAAAANLK; encoded by the coding sequence ATGGCTGATTCAAAATTAGAAAAAATTAAAGAATTAAGAGCAAGAACTAACTCAGCTCTTGTTGATGTTAAAAAAGCTTTGGAAGCAACAAATTATGATATGGACGCTGCTATTGCTTGATTAAAAGAAAATGGAATTGTTAAGGCTGCTAAGAAAGCCGGACGTGTAGCTGCTGAAGGTGTTGTTGCAGCTAGCGGAGATGACAAAAACGCAGTTTTAGTTGAAATTAACTCAGAAACTGACTTTGTTGTTAAGAACGATAAGTTTATTAAGTTAGTAAATGAAGTTACTCCTGCTATTTTTAAGGCTGGAGCAAATACACTTGAAGAAGCATTGTCAGTTAAGTTAGCTGACGGTCAAACAGTTGAAGCTGCGTTAACAGAAGCTACAGCTGTTATTGGAGAAAAAATTTCTCTTAGACGTATTATGCGGATTCAGGCTTCAGAAAATCAAGTTTTAGGAATTTATGTACACGCAAATAACCAAGTTGCAGCTGTTGTAGTTGTAAATGGTAAAAATGCTGATGTAGCAAGAAATGTCGCTATGCATGTTTCTGCTATGAACCCTGAATTTACTCTTGTTTCAGATATGCCTGCTGAAAGAATGGAAGAAATTAAAGCTGGATTTGAAAAACCAAATGGTTTTGATTCTAAACCAGCTCAAATTCAAGAAAAAATCCAAGAAGGTTGATTAAACAAACAATTATCAGAATTTGTTTTAACTCACCAACCTTTTGTTATGGATGACGGGGTTACTGTAGAAAAATATTTAGCTAACAGTTCATGTTCATTAGTGAAATCTGTTAGATTTGAAGTTGGTGAAGGAATTGAAAAAGTTCAATCTAACTTCGCTGAAGAAGTTGCAGCTGCTGCAAACTTAAAATAA
- the rpsB gene encoding 30S ribosomal protein S2, with protein sequence MENTKKQTAEKAVKAQTPIVSKDKLLEAGAYFGHKVKDWNPKMKEFLVPNKKNKGSHIIDLTKTQKYLEFAYSLVNKLASKNASFIFVGTKKQAKAAIQAAAQRVGAHYVSERWLGGTLTNNRTIMSSVKTMNELEEKKAQGYKGYTKKEALEFDKKLEKLHKNLDGIKNMKSLPQVMIVADPIEDAIAVKEAKRKKIKVISLLDSNANPDAVDFGIPANDDSAKSITLVITVLADAIAKAQGKEQLYAYQGDEKVVLPEFQSKKAEQAAN encoded by the coding sequence ATGGAAAATACAAAAAAACAAACAGCAGAAAAAGCTGTTAAAGCACAAACTCCTATTGTTTCAAAAGACAAACTTTTAGAAGCAGGAGCATACTTTGGACACAAAGTTAAAGACTGAAACCCAAAAATGAAAGAATTCTTAGTTCCTAATAAAAAGAACAAAGGATCACACATTATTGATTTAACTAAAACTCAAAAATACTTAGAATTTGCTTACTCACTTGTAAACAAATTAGCATCAAAAAATGCATCATTTATTTTTGTAGGAACTAAAAAACAAGCAAAAGCTGCAATTCAAGCAGCTGCACAAAGAGTTGGAGCTCACTACGTTTCAGAAAGATGACTTGGTGGAACTTTAACAAACAACCGTACAATTATGTCAAGTGTTAAAACAATGAACGAACTTGAAGAGAAAAAAGCTCAAGGATACAAAGGTTACACTAAAAAAGAAGCACTTGAATTTGATAAAAAATTAGAAAAACTTCACAAAAACTTAGACGGTATTAAAAACATGAAGTCACTTCCACAAGTTATGATTGTGGCTGACCCTATTGAAGATGCAATTGCAGTTAAAGAAGCAAAAAGAAAAAAAATCAAAGTTATTTCACTTCTTGACTCAAACGCAAACCCAGATGCAGTTGATTTCGGAATTCCTGCAAATGATGATTCTGCAAAATCAATTACATTAGTTATTACAGTTTTAGCTGACGCTATTGCTAAAGCTCAAGGTAAAGAACAACTTTATGCATACCAAGGTGATGAAAAAGTTGTATTACCAGAATTTCAATCTAAAAAAGCTGAACAAGCTGCTAACTAA
- the metG gene encoding methionine--tRNA ligase, translated as MSKSFFITTPIYYASGDLHIGHLYTTTLAWVIANYKKLQKYDVKMLTGSDEHGLKIQQKAMQNNISEQEFVDNLATKYKQMWVDFGIDYDFYSRTTNVKHKQIVLDIFNYFLEKGFIYKGSYQGLYSVSDEEFLTETQAVKRDGKFYHPTSDHELVWVSEESYFFKMSLFEKWLLEYIDTHEGFVAPEKIKNEIKNNFLFKGLEDLSLSRTNVTWGIKIDHDPKHTLYVWLDALCNYISALDYSVKTNDQSEEFQHYWNNSNAEVVHLIGKEISRFHVIYWPIFLQALNLKQPSRIQSHGWIITPTGKMSKSKNNVVNPYDLLSKYHKEMIKYFFASQIALGEDGVYEETRFIDTINADLVNNFGNLVSRTLKMITNSFDRPLEFKVTDLDEDLEIEATIINSQKLYEQYFDNFEIDKALKVAINLSSELNKYIDVTQPWTLKEDLPRLEQVLARLLNGIYAVNCYLSVVLKEKSQEVLNALQISENDLGKIADFHKFNKVKTLNSFILFNRIK; from the coding sequence ATGTCAAAATCATTTTTTATTACAACTCCAATTTATTACGCTAGTGGAGATTTACATATCGGGCATTTATACACTACCACATTAGCTTGAGTAATTGCCAATTACAAAAAGTTACAAAAATATGATGTAAAAATGCTTACCGGTAGTGATGAGCATGGACTCAAAATCCAACAAAAAGCAATGCAAAATAATATTTCTGAGCAAGAATTTGTTGATAATTTAGCTACTAAATATAAACAAATGTGAGTGGATTTTGGAATTGATTATGATTTTTATTCACGTACAACCAATGTAAAACACAAACAAATTGTTTTGGATATTTTTAATTATTTTTTAGAAAAAGGTTTTATTTATAAAGGTTCATATCAAGGACTTTACTCAGTAAGTGATGAAGAATTTTTAACTGAGACTCAAGCAGTCAAAAGAGATGGCAAATTTTACCATCCAACTAGCGATCATGAATTGGTATGAGTTTCTGAAGAAAGTTATTTTTTCAAAATGAGTTTATTTGAAAAATGACTTTTAGAATACATTGACACCCATGAAGGATTTGTTGCTCCAGAAAAAATTAAAAATGAAATCAAAAACAACTTTCTCTTTAAAGGTCTTGAAGACTTGTCGCTTTCAAGAACTAATGTTACCTGAGGAATTAAAATAGATCACGATCCAAAACACACCTTGTATGTGTGACTTGATGCTTTGTGCAATTACATTAGTGCTTTGGATTATTCGGTGAAAACAAATGATCAAAGCGAAGAGTTTCAACATTATTGAAACAACTCAAATGCTGAAGTTGTACATTTAATTGGAAAAGAGATCTCTCGTTTCCATGTAATTTATTGACCAATTTTTCTACAAGCATTAAACTTAAAACAGCCTTCACGAATTCAATCACATGGATGAATAATTACTCCGACCGGAAAAATGTCTAAGTCAAAAAATAACGTTGTGAATCCTTATGATTTATTAAGTAAATACCACAAGGAAATGATTAAGTACTTTTTTGCGAGTCAAATTGCGCTTGGAGAAGATGGAGTTTACGAAGAAACCCGCTTTATTGACACAATTAATGCTGACTTAGTAAATAATTTCGGAAACTTAGTGTCTCGAACTCTTAAAATGATTACTAATAGTTTTGATAGACCTCTTGAATTTAAAGTCACTGATTTGGATGAAGATTTAGAAATTGAAGCTACTATTATTAATTCGCAAAAACTTTATGAGCAATATTTTGATAATTTTGAAATTGATAAAGCCTTAAAAGTTGCAATTAACTTATCAAGTGAATTAAACAAATACATTGATGTTACTCAACCATGAACCTTAAAAGAGGATTTACCTCGCCTTGAACAAGTATTGGCAAGACTTTTAAATGGAATTTATGCAGTTAATTGTTATTTATCAGTTGTATTAAAAGAAAAATCGCAAGAAGTCTTAAATGCCTTACAAATTAGTGAAAACGATTTAGGAAAAATTGCTGATTTTCACAAGTTTAACAAAGTAAAAACTCTTAATTCTTTTATTTTATTTAACAGAATCAAATAA
- a CDS encoding tRNA1(Val) (adenine(37)-N6)-methyltransferase: protein MQKELKNRNLVKNSLGFDTNLWIYQDKDMFNYSVDTILLGNFVYLNSKITNALEIGTNNGALSVFVASRNPKLHIDAVEIQKSAAELAEFNIKENNLQSQINVINEDFKVFYKQHTKAAKRKYQIIFCNPPFYHFDKTKVSTKISKEKLIATHEIELSLEELIQGCSKIIEQKGFLSLVLPVERLVDTFEYLRKYKFEPKRIQLVFTRMQDKPKFALIEARYQAGWGTHFLPNLYLHDPNNKNDHDYLPQIKELYKPIKV, encoded by the coding sequence ATGCAAAAAGAGTTGAAAAATAGAAATTTAGTTAAAAATTCACTTGGTTTTGATACAAATTTATGAATTTATCAAGACAAAGATATGTTTAATTATTCAGTGGATACTATTTTGCTAGGTAATTTTGTGTATTTAAATTCAAAAATTACCAACGCTTTAGAAATTGGGACCAATAATGGTGCATTATCAGTGTTTGTAGCATCAAGAAATCCTAAACTACATATTGATGCAGTTGAAATACAAAAATCAGCTGCTGAATTAGCTGAGTTTAATATAAAAGAAAACAATCTACAATCACAAATAAACGTCATTAATGAAGATTTTAAAGTTTTTTACAAGCAACACACAAAAGCAGCAAAACGTAAATATCAAATTATTTTTTGCAACCCACCTTTTTATCATTTTGATAAAACGAAAGTTTCAACTAAAATTTCAAAAGAAAAACTCATTGCTACTCATGAAATTGAATTGTCCTTAGAAGAATTAATTCAAGGTTGCTCAAAAATTATTGAACAAAAAGGATTTTTATCACTAGTTTTGCCAGTAGAAAGATTAGTGGACACTTTTGAGTATTTACGAAAATACAAATTTGAACCTAAACGAATTCAATTGGTCTTCACTCGAATGCAAGATAAACCTAAATTTGCTTTAATTGAAGCTCGTTATCAGGCGGGTTGAGGAACACATTTTTTACCTAATTTATATTTACATGATCCAAATAACAAAAACGATCATGACTATTTACCACAAATAAAGGAACTTTACAAACCTATTAAAGTATAG
- the rnr gene encoding ribonuclease R: protein MKIEEIYQFIKTSKAKNFLEIARHFKIKPKDNHLLNKALAALQKDCRVFRNEKDEYYAPELVETTSGVFVASPKGSFGFVDYDIDEENKTKKSVFVKSFNFNGAITNDVVQVNVYVNPHDENNLNYGVITNILERKNDSIIGFIKQKNNTFYFVPSDQRFKNCTWALMPSGVTYKLNDLVVARILKYDAKIVYISVAKVITNEADPMVFVKAYLESIKAPDNFPEFLKDEINQIPDDIYSDDLSNRVDLRDKLIVTIDGDDTKDFDDAINVEKLSNGNWKLGVYIADVSYYVKENTLLDKEALNRGTSTYLVDRVIPMLPEKLSNGICSLNPDEDRFVLGCEIEINQFGENVKTNIFQGIINSKFRLTYKNVNAFYENGFIDTTNHPHLSEQLEQMLYQAKELSLIIHNFKTNQGYIDFEIDEPKIKLDELGHVKDIVISERGFSEVLIEDFMVRANEVVAKTLYDKKLPVLYRVHEVPNEEKLQSLINALEVVNLPTPEFKYYEITPKLFANFVEQVKSKRDDDFVKLLFLRTMQKAVYSQNNIQHFGLASEFYCHFTSPIRRYPDLIIHRIIRDYLIDKKPLQIEKLQAQLDIFGDLNTASEQKAVQTERKVNDLKFAEYLKSKVGQSFKAQILSVLNFGFFVEFEFKASGLVHKSNLFDGDFEINETVTKLVSKNKIYTIGDVVEVTVINVDLLEGKVDCVLTSQYPQFLNKLNKDKEERNKRNAKRVEK, encoded by the coding sequence ATGAAAATTGAAGAAATATATCAGTTTATAAAAACTTCAAAAGCCAAAAACTTTTTAGAAATTGCTCGACATTTTAAAATCAAACCTAAAGATAATCACTTGCTCAATAAAGCTCTAGCAGCTTTGCAAAAAGATTGTCGTGTTTTTAGAAATGAAAAAGACGAATACTATGCTCCAGAATTAGTGGAAACCACTTCGGGAGTTTTTGTCGCTTCTCCTAAAGGTAGTTTTGGATTTGTTGATTATGATATTGATGAAGAAAACAAAACTAAGAAAAGTGTTTTTGTAAAATCATTTAATTTTAATGGTGCTATTACCAATGATGTTGTACAGGTAAATGTTTATGTGAATCCACACGATGAAAATAACTTAAACTATGGTGTTATCACTAACATTTTAGAACGTAAAAATGATTCAATTATTGGTTTTATCAAACAAAAGAACAACACTTTTTATTTTGTTCCTAGTGATCAACGTTTTAAAAATTGTACCTGAGCATTGATGCCTTCAGGTGTGACTTACAAACTAAATGATTTAGTTGTGGCAAGAATTTTAAAATATGATGCCAAAATTGTTTACATTAGCGTTGCTAAAGTAATTACTAACGAAGCTGATCCAATGGTTTTTGTTAAAGCTTATTTAGAATCTATTAAAGCGCCAGATAATTTTCCGGAATTTTTAAAAGATGAAATAAATCAAATTCCTGATGATATTTATTCAGATGATTTAAGTAACCGAGTAGATTTAAGAGATAAGTTAATTGTCACCATTGATGGAGATGATACTAAAGATTTTGATGATGCTATAAACGTTGAAAAACTTTCAAATGGTAACTGAAAACTTGGAGTGTATATTGCTGATGTTTCTTATTATGTAAAAGAAAATACCTTACTTGATAAAGAAGCTTTAAATCGTGGTACTAGCACCTATTTAGTTGATCGAGTTATTCCGATGCTTCCAGAAAAGTTGTCTAATGGAATTTGTTCACTTAATCCAGATGAAGATCGTTTTGTATTAGGATGCGAAATTGAAATTAATCAATTTGGCGAAAATGTTAAAACTAATATTTTTCAAGGAATTATTAATAGTAAGTTTAGATTAACTTATAAAAATGTTAATGCTTTTTACGAAAATGGATTCATCGATACTACCAATCACCCGCATTTAAGCGAGCAACTCGAACAAATGCTTTATCAAGCTAAAGAGTTAAGTTTAATTATTCACAATTTCAAAACTAACCAAGGATACATTGATTTTGAAATTGATGAACCTAAAATTAAATTAGATGAACTAGGACATGTTAAAGACATTGTAATTAGTGAACGTGGTTTTAGTGAAGTTTTAATTGAAGACTTTATGGTTAGAGCCAATGAAGTAGTTGCTAAAACTTTATATGATAAAAAACTTCCTGTGTTATACCGGGTGCATGAAGTTCCAAATGAAGAAAAACTTCAGAGTTTAATTAATGCTTTAGAAGTTGTGAATTTACCTACTCCTGAATTTAAATATTATGAAATCACACCGAAGTTATTTGCTAATTTTGTTGAGCAAGTAAAGAGCAAACGTGATGATGATTTTGTTAAATTGTTGTTTTTGCGTACTATGCAAAAAGCAGTATATTCACAAAATAACATCCAGCACTTTGGATTAGCAAGTGAGTTTTATTGTCACTTTACTTCTCCGATTCGAAGATATCCAGATTTAATTATTCACCGCATTATTCGGGATTATCTAATTGATAAAAAACCACTACAAATTGAAAAATTGCAAGCTCAATTAGATATTTTTGGTGATTTAAACACCGCCAGCGAACAAAAAGCGGTTCAAACTGAACGTAAGGTTAACGATCTTAAATTCGCAGAATACTTAAAATCAAAAGTTGGACAAAGTTTTAAAGCACAAATTTTAAGCGTATTAAATTTTGGGTTTTTTGTGGAATTCGAATTTAAAGCAAGTGGATTAGTGCATAAAAGCAATCTTTTTGATGGCGATTTTGAAATTAATGAAACAGTAACAAAATTAGTTTCAAAAAACAAAATTTATACCATTGGTGATGTAGTGGAAGTAACAGTTATTAATGTTGATTTACTTGAAGGAAAGGTTGATTGTGTACTAACTTCACAATATCCACAGTTTTTAAACAAATTAAATAAAGATAAAGAAGAACGTAACAAAAGAAATGCAAAAAGAGTTGAAAAATAG
- the secG gene encoding preprotein translocase subunit SecG produces MAILTILLIIISVFLIVISLLMSPDSNGFSGALVGSGDLELFKVSKERGVKKILKYSMFSFGLLLLVGAVVLRVYFN; encoded by the coding sequence ATGGCGATTTTAACTATTTTGTTAATTATAATTTCGGTGTTTTTGATTGTGATTTCCTTACTTATGTCTCCAGATTCTAATGGTTTTTCAGGAGCATTGGTTGGATCAGGGGATTTGGAACTATTTAAAGTATCAAAAGAAAGGGGAGTTAAAAAAATTCTAAAATACTCAATGTTTAGTTTTGGGTTGCTACTTCTTGTTGGAGCAGTAGTGCTTAGAGTTTACTTTAATTAA
- a CDS encoding HPr family phosphocarrier protein, whose product MKEITVKIVDPIGLHARPASNLVSVATKFSSNVKLVANGREANLKSIMNVMALGVKSGAEVTFKFDGVDEEQALEAIQEVLKKENIA is encoded by the coding sequence GTGAAAGAAATTACAGTAAAAATCGTTGATCCAATCGGATTACACGCTCGTCCAGCTTCAAATTTAGTTTCAGTTGCAACTAAATTTTCTTCAAATGTTAAACTTGTTGCAAACGGAAGAGAAGCTAACTTAAAATCAATCATGAACGTTATGGCTCTTGGTGTAAAAAGCGGAGCTGAAGTAACTTTTAAATTTGATGGGGTTGACGAAGAACAAGCTTTAGAAGCGATCCAAGAAGTTTTAAAGAAAGAAAACATCGCTTAA
- a CDS encoding ABC transporter permease subunit, producing the protein MKVLNITLKKILWGLVSLFLVLSLSFFILSFLISPSGNILINYFKYLASIFTFKFGFFANENNNQSFNSVPSLYTFYFSKSLLLILPSFLLALIFGAVVGSIIAYIKNKILNNLVTITLYFLSSLPIFILAPIFIVFAEQVNWPSVVIDFKQYNTLSSFVSLILPNLLIFIICASFFTLKVKESTQEILAHKLRDFAYAKGLSKRRIFFKHIWKNAYIKYAPSIAILYAFVLSYSIIVERVFQVQGQSLILINAFKEGELYLILYFIFATLVSIIVFQIIVEFTLIVFNPVYKDNLYNSLWKLPRRSNE; encoded by the coding sequence ATGAAAGTACTTAATATTACACTTAAAAAAATATTATGAGGACTTGTGTCTTTATTTTTAGTGTTAAGTCTTTCATTTTTTATTTTGTCTTTTCTTATTTCACCAAGCGGTAATATATTAATAAATTATTTTAAATATTTAGCAAGTATATTTACCTTTAAGTTTGGTTTTTTCGCAAACGAAAATAATAACCAATCATTTAATTCAGTTCCTAGTTTATATACATTTTACTTTAGCAAAAGTTTGTTGCTAATTTTACCTAGTTTTTTATTAGCTTTAATATTTGGTGCAGTTGTGGGCTCAATAATCGCTTATATAAAAAACAAAATATTAAATAATCTAGTGACTATAACCTTATATTTTTTATCATCTTTACCTATTTTTATTTTGGCACCTATTTTTATTGTGTTTGCTGAACAAGTAAATTGACCTTCGGTAGTCATTGATTTTAAACAATACAACACCTTATCATCTTTTGTGAGTTTAATTTTACCTAACTTGCTAATTTTTATCATTTGTGCTTCGTTTTTTACCTTAAAAGTTAAAGAATCAACTCAAGAAATTCTCGCTCATAAACTTAGAGATTTTGCTTATGCAAAAGGTCTTTCAAAAAGACGAATATTTTTCAAACATATATGAAAAAATGCGTATATTAAATACGCTCCCTCAATTGCGATTTTATATGCTTTTGTGTTATCTTATTCAATAATTGTCGAAAGAGTCTTTCAGGTGCAAGGGCAAAGTTTAATCTTAATTAATGCCTTTAAAGAAGGTGAATTGTATTTGATTTTGTACTTTATTTTTGCTACTTTAGTGTCAATAATTGTTTTTCAAATCATTGTGGAATTTACCTTAATTGTTTTTAATCCAGTGTATAAAGACAATCTTTACAACTCGCTTTGAAAATTGCCAAGGAGGTCAAATGAATAA